The genomic stretch agctaCTGGACCAATAGTACCATTCTTACCAACAATAGCAAAACAGTTAGGCTTCTCTCCTTTCTTAACTGGCACAATATACACGATATTACCAATTTCTGGTTTAGTAGCGAAACCTTTATTTGGAGCATTAGCTGacaaattcaaaattcataagatagtgtttttaatatttcaagttgTAGTTGCGATAGCCttgttttcaatatattttatacctgAAATAGACAATAGGGCACATGTTGAACTTACTTGTAATAAAATGGCAACTATAGAAATGTGTTCAAAAAATGGATTTCCtgatagaattaaaaatgatacGATAACAAAGATCAACCACTTAAATGTATCATGTCAGGTATGATgtctttttatcttattttcctACTATATTAGAtgtgtttaatttatattttgtgtgTTTTGTTTTTAGATATCGTGCAAAGCCTCGAAAGAACTTTATCATGAAATGTGCTCAAATTGGAAAGTACCTCAATTCTGTGACTTAACAAATTCAAGctctattttaaataatgataCATTTAATTCTACCATAACATTTGACATATATCATAACATTTATGTaagatattttgcatatttcctatatttaaagataaacAGCTAAACTCTTTATTTTACAGCTAAAAAGATGCATGTATGTGCGTATTTCTACTGCCAAATTCTCAGATAATATACCACATGAACCATTTTGTGACAATTATGTAAAAACATCGTGCCTAGCTACATGTCATGATAATCCAACCTTTAATCAATTGTTGCATGAAGTTGATGTGCCTCAGAGTTCCACAGAAAATTCAACATACCAGTTTCATTCATTTCTGTGGGCAACTATAATAAGTTGGATTGGAATGGCAGTTGTAGTTAGCATAGCTGATGCTATATGCTTTAATCTCCTTGGTTAGTACtatatatgttaattaaatatctagTATGCTTTTCATACTGATATGTTACAGGAAatgagagaagaaaggaatatGGAAAACAAAAGATGTGGGGCAGCATTGGTTTTGGCATATTTGGAATAAGTGCAGGATATTTGGTAGACTTATTTAGCGAAGGAAAGATTCAGAAAGATTatacttgtatattttatatcatgcTGGTCATTAtgatttttgatattattgtaTCTGCAACTTTAAGGAAggtaaaattcttttatcgtatataatattatgagtaaagaaaaatgtagataGTACAGAAGTTTGATACTTCTTACTTatcaaaagaataaaaaaattgccaGGTAATGGGAGAAAGCAGTATCATTACAGAAAAATCCAGAACACTCTGAGGATGAACCTTCAATATTATGGGAACTATTCACTATCCTTAGGGAGGGTAATGTGTTGTCATTTGGATGGTGGTGCATAGGTGCTGGAATGTGTACTAGCGTAGTgtggaattttctattttggtATATTGAAGACCTAGCCAGTAGTTCACAAATAACACGGCTGAAAACTTTACAAGGGCTTTTGACTGGTGTACAGTGTTTTCTAGGAGAACtaccatttaattttatctcaGGAAATGTTTTACAAAGATTAGGTCACGTGAATGTTATGAGTTTAGTATTATTGATATATGCAATTAggtaaataatgaaatttcttgtaaatatataatgtagcTTCATATTACTAATTGTACTATTTTTTCAGGTTTATGGCATACAGTACTGTATCAAACCCATGGTGGTTTTTAGTTATTGAAATACTTCATGGACCTACCTTAGGTCTTTGTTGGCCAACAATGGTGTCATATGGTGATAAGGTAACACCACCTGGTACTAAAGCTACTATACAAGGATTTATTGGTGCTATATTTGAAGGAATTGGTAAGTAGtaggaaattaattataaaaattaatgattttaaataattattttttgtatggtcataattatttttcaggaGTATCAAGTGGCAGTTTAATATGTGGATGGTTAATAAACACATATGGCGGTGTTATAGCGTTAAGAGCATTTTCAGTAGGAGCGTTATTGTGGCTATCTTGCTTCTGGTTGATTCAATTGtttttacgaaaatttaaaacatcgGCGGTACATTTGGGTCATAATCGTGAGTAACGATTATGTGGATACATAAATaactgataaaaataattttaaatacttaagaaatttgtttcaattgaagaaaaatatcttttctttgttgATCTTTTCCAGATTTGGTAAATTACGCTAATCCAGATGATGCTATTTTTATGTCCATGAGTCGCGAATTAGAAACTTATTAGTAAAAGGCAAACGACAGTGTTCTTTTTAGAAATTCGGTATATAcattgtttgtttattttgatatGATGATTTCGATTGAatgtagtaaaaaatatacttttcttatAATTATCGGACAGTTCAATTCTTAACACATTCGTGACTCATTTTTTTAGACAAATATTGATTATTCAGTATTATACTGTAGTTGTAAATTGTATCATGTtctgtaatatattcatttttcttagactgaagtaacatttttttttaaatgcgctgataaaatttataaataaaaatgataaatagaaCATGTATCATCATATACATCAAACAGATATTGAAGGGAAGTAATACAAGGATGTGTTTAGTTGAGACATATAAAATTGCTCACAAAATATCTCAACCATTTATTCATTGCGAATTCATTTCTTAAGAGTGAAATTATATCATGctagtaattttattaattaccagtatattttcaattatttatcgaaatcacgcgataataatatttttatgaattccGCATAATATGTCGATAAAAAGCTATAAATAACTTTCTTCTGATTTAATACCACGTCATTGGATAACAGTTGCACGCGTGCAGAACGGAATAGCTGCATACGAAAAGACTCGGTGGTCAAATTTGCGTAGCGTTAGTCTTGTTTAGGATTCCGTCTTTGCTGATTTTGACGAGATGGTGAAGTAGCCTGGCTTGGCACAGGTTCGACGATAGCTTGAAGATTAGGAATTTCGCCTGCGGTATCACAGCAGTCATTCATTATAATTCCAGTACCTGAATGAATAAAGGCAAGACTTCCCTCACTGGAAGAGGCTAAACTAGCCGACAATGGAGGTGATCTTTCTTTAGGCGATGCTGAAGAAGCTAGATTGTTTACAGTAGTATTACTACAAGTTGCTGCTTCTAATGTTCCATGAAGTTCAAGTATACGGCCTTCGAGAAGAAGGTTTATTTCAGCTTGTGCTTTATATTTTGACTCGACGGCTTCCAATTCAGCTTCGTGTTGATCTTTTGTTTCTTGTAAAAGCCGTTGCAGTTCTACAAGTTGCGCTTCTTTTCGTGCTTCTTTGTTTTCTAGTTCAGTTAAACGTATTTTCAAAGCTTCTACAAGAGATATTCGCGATTCCAACTGTCGTCGTAAATCTATGCGAACaccaatttatattttaaattatttgtttcaaatatgttcttatatttgtgaataattgaaatctGCTTACTAGTTAATTCTTCTGCGTATGACTTTTGTATTTGTGTTACTTCTTGTTTTGTCATTGGTGAAAGACCCCCTGTACtttcttgtaattttgtttgtgcctatagatatataaaaataaatttaatatatcatgtaaagatatatataatttttaataatacctctgcaagtaaaagaaatttcttctgtACAGTATCAAGAGTACGTTCTAGCTCTTTACTGCGATTTGCAGCTTTTAAAGCTACTCTTAGTTGATGACCTGCATCGAACAGGGAGGCCTCTGTAGACTGAATCCGCTGTTCACAATCTGCTACCTTTTTTTGTTCATTCTTTAGTTTGACTTCTACAGATTCGAGACGATCCTTCAGTATTTGATTCTGTCGTTGTTCTTCTATACACTGTACGTTATTACTCACATTACTATACAAATTTCTACTAACAATACAATCAGTAGAATTTTCATAGACATTACCTTAGTCTGCCAGTGGTGTAATGCATCTTTGTATTGATCTTCAGCTTGGCAAGCTTCTCTCTTGTTACGTTCTAGTTCAGCTTTTAAACTCTCtacttctttttccattatttttaaacgatcaGTCTA from Bombus pascuorum chromosome 2, iyBomPasc1.1, whole genome shotgun sequence encodes the following:
- the LOC132916603 gene encoding major facilitator superfamily domain-containing protein 6, translated to MMESINKELLPIKTHYFLFNAATGPIVPFLPTIAKQLGFSPFLTGTIYTILPISGLVAKPLFGALADKFKIHKIVFLIFQVVVAIALFSIYFIPEIDNRAHVELTCNKMATIEMCSKNGFPDRIKNDTITKINHLNVSCQISCKASKELYHEMCSNWKVPQFCDLTNSSSILNNDTFNSTITFDIYHNIYLKRCMYVRISTAKFSDNIPHEPFCDNYVKTSCLATCHDNPTFNQLLHEVDVPQSSTENSTYQFHSFLWATIISWIGMAVVVSIADAICFNLLGNERRKEYGKQKMWGSIGFGIFGISAGYLVDLFSEGKIQKDYTCIFYIMLVIMIFDIIVSATLRKKNPEHSEDEPSILWELFTILREGNVLSFGWWCIGAGMCTSVVWNFLFWYIEDLASSSQITRLKTLQGLLTGVQCFLGELPFNFISGNVLQRLGHVNVMSLVLLIYAIRFMAYSTVSNPWWFLVIEILHGPTLGLCWPTMVSYGDKVTPPGTKATIQGFIGAIFEGIGVSSGSLICGWLINTYGGVIALRAFSVGALLWLSCFWLIQLFLRKFKTSAVHLGHNHLVNYANPDDAIFMSMSRELETY